A stretch of the Thiocystis violascens DSM 198 genome encodes the following:
- the hemA gene encoding glutamyl-tRNA reductase: MKLLVLGLNHKNAPIDIRERLAFGPDIIAGALRDLTGCQGVCEGVVLSTCNRTELYCAAHDGAEEEIRRWLSGFHGVEHERVNPYLYAHTDRDAVVHLLRVSSGLDSLVLGEPQILGQVKTAYQTATDCTATGKLLGRLFQHAFSVAKTVRTETAIGSSPVSVAFAAVNLARQIFSDLSQQTALLIGAGETIELAARHLHHNGVGRIIVANRTVERAHDLAAQFDGFAISLTEIANHLPEADIVIASTASPLPVLGKGTVERALKKRKHRPIFMVDIAVPRDIEPEVGELADVYLYTIDDLQGVIDEGLRSRQAAAEQAEEIIAFHSTEFMAWLRSLDAAGLIQDYRHRAEELRDEVLARAQRQLDAGKSPTEVLSFLAHTLTNKLLHAPSSRLRQAAREGEADILEAANELFQLDQTRPQTAP; the protein is encoded by the coding sequence ATGAAGCTGCTTGTTCTCGGACTCAACCACAAGAATGCTCCGATCGACATCCGCGAGCGACTGGCCTTTGGTCCGGACATCATCGCGGGCGCGCTCCGCGACCTGACCGGCTGCCAGGGCGTCTGCGAGGGCGTCGTTTTATCGACCTGCAACCGCACCGAACTCTACTGCGCGGCGCACGACGGCGCCGAGGAAGAGATCCGCCGCTGGCTCAGCGGGTTTCACGGCGTCGAGCACGAGCGCGTCAATCCCTATCTCTATGCCCATACCGACCGCGACGCCGTGGTCCACCTGCTGCGCGTGTCCAGCGGACTCGATTCGCTGGTGCTCGGCGAGCCGCAGATCCTCGGCCAGGTCAAGACCGCCTATCAGACCGCCACGGATTGTACCGCGACCGGCAAACTCCTGGGCCGGCTGTTTCAGCATGCCTTCTCGGTCGCCAAGACGGTGCGCACCGAGACGGCGATCGGCTCAAGCCCAGTCTCGGTCGCCTTCGCGGCGGTCAATCTGGCGCGTCAGATCTTCAGCGACCTGTCGCAACAGACCGCGCTGCTGATCGGCGCCGGGGAGACCATCGAACTGGCGGCGCGCCATCTGCATCACAATGGCGTGGGCCGGATCATCGTCGCCAACCGCACCGTCGAGCGCGCCCATGACCTCGCGGCCCAGTTCGACGGTTTCGCCATCTCGCTGACCGAGATCGCCAACCATCTGCCCGAGGCCGACATCGTCATTGCCTCCACCGCCAGCCCGCTGCCGGTGCTCGGCAAGGGTACCGTGGAGCGGGCGCTGAAGAAGCGCAAACACCGTCCGATCTTCATGGTGGACATCGCGGTGCCACGCGACATCGAGCCCGAGGTGGGCGAACTCGCCGATGTCTATCTCTATACGATCGACGACCTACAGGGCGTCATCGACGAGGGTCTGCGCTCGCGTCAGGCCGCCGCCGAGCAGGCCGAGGAGATCATCGCCTTTCACTCCACCGAGTTCATGGCCTGGCTGCGTTCGCTCGATGCCGCGGGTCTGATCCAGGACTACCGCCACCGGGCCGAGGAACTGCGCGACGAGGTGCTGGCGCGCGCCCAACGCCAGCTCGATGCCGGCAAGTCCCCAACCGAGGTCTTGAGCTTTCTCGCCCATACGCTCACCAACAAACTGCTGCATGCGCCCAGCTCGCGGTTGCGGCAGGCGGCGCGCGAGGGCGAGGCCGACATTCTCGAAGCCGCCAACGAGTTGTTCCAGCTCGATCAGACCCGTCCCCAAACCGCTCCATGA
- a CDS encoding tetratricopeptide repeat protein — MSFLFPGLSRAVLAAVAVLSCSAPVLALTDPAPPASEPATVPPPVTENAPQVVEPRAEMPGLDAEQVYAILVGEIAGRRGDMATAFLYYLRAAQLTKAPRMAELAVRAAISADDDEAAGRGVRLWLELAPETPEVHQVAAFLRIKAGDREGALIHLVRLVELTEGADESVFEQAADIIARAPSPDTRLALMEALAGRFPESADAQQSLAMVAANVSRFDVADRAARRALELRPDWNQPRLFLVRLLLSQGKRDEARRLLEEFVERSPDDHGLHMLFGQFLVEEHEFATARDVFEQLLSNRPKAPDVLFAVGILSLQLDDLSGARIYFTRLFETGERQDDAAFYLGQTAERAEDARAAIEWYDKVKGANLADAQVRMAFLRAKAGEVAQAREILNRLRGDSPDDAIALYLVEAEILDEVGRVDEAMSVFGAALEIHRDDRDLLYARGLYAVEHGQLQLGEQDFLRILASDPEHADTLNALGYTLADRTDRYQEALGYIEKAYALKPEEPAILDSMGWVHYRLGQYEVALDYLRRALDSMDDGEIAAHLGEVLWAMGQQAEAWSVWEAALRAHPEHEYLRQVVGRHRVSETGIDGNAADARHDPQDPAQ, encoded by the coding sequence ATGTCATTTTTGTTTCCAGGTCTTTCGCGCGCGGTTTTGGCCGCCGTCGCCGTACTGTCTTGTTCCGCTCCGGTCTTGGCGCTGACCGATCCCGCGCCGCCTGCGTCCGAGCCGGCGACCGTGCCCCCTCCCGTCACCGAGAATGCGCCGCAGGTTGTCGAGCCCCGCGCGGAGATGCCAGGTCTCGACGCCGAACAAGTCTATGCGATTCTGGTCGGCGAGATCGCGGGGCGGCGCGGCGACATGGCGACGGCTTTTTTGTATTATCTGAGGGCCGCTCAACTCACGAAAGCCCCGCGCATGGCCGAACTGGCGGTGCGGGCCGCGATCAGCGCCGATGACGACGAGGCGGCCGGGCGGGGCGTGCGTCTCTGGCTGGAGCTTGCGCCCGAGACGCCCGAGGTGCATCAGGTGGCGGCCTTTCTGCGCATCAAGGCAGGGGACCGGGAAGGTGCCCTGATCCATCTGGTGCGACTGGTCGAGCTGACGGAAGGGGCGGACGAATCCGTGTTCGAGCAGGCCGCGGACATTATTGCGCGCGCGCCGAGCCCCGACACGCGGTTGGCCCTCATGGAGGCGCTGGCCGGTCGGTTTCCCGAGAGCGCGGATGCGCAGCAGTCGCTCGCGATGGTCGCAGCGAACGTCTCTCGGTTCGATGTCGCCGACCGGGCGGCGCGCCGGGCGCTGGAACTGCGCCCGGACTGGAATCAGCCGCGTCTGTTTCTGGTGAGGCTTCTGCTGTCGCAGGGGAAGCGCGACGAGGCGCGGCGGCTGCTTGAGGAGTTTGTCGAGCGCAGCCCCGACGATCACGGGCTGCACATGCTCTTCGGTCAGTTTCTGGTCGAGGAGCATGAGTTCGCGACCGCGCGCGATGTCTTCGAGCAACTTCTGAGCAATCGACCAAAGGCACCGGATGTGCTGTTTGCCGTGGGTATCCTGTCGCTCCAGCTCGATGACCTGAGCGGTGCGCGGATCTATTTCACACGGCTTTTCGAGACGGGAGAGCGCCAGGACGATGCGGCGTTTTACCTGGGGCAGACCGCCGAGCGTGCGGAAGACGCGCGAGCCGCGATCGAGTGGTACGACAAGGTCAAGGGTGCCAATCTCGCCGATGCGCAGGTTCGCATGGCGTTTCTGCGCGCCAAGGCTGGCGAGGTCGCGCAGGCGCGCGAGATCCTCAATCGCTTGCGGGGCGACTCGCCCGATGACGCCATCGCGCTCTATCTGGTCGAAGCCGAAATCCTCGATGAAGTCGGGCGGGTCGACGAGGCGATGAGCGTCTTCGGCGCGGCTCTGGAGATTCATCGCGATGATCGGGATCTGCTCTATGCGAGGGGGCTTTACGCCGTTGAGCACGGGCAGCTGCAACTGGGCGAACAGGATTTTCTCCGCATCCTGGCCTCCGATCCCGAGCATGCCGATACCTTGAACGCACTTGGTTATACGCTGGCCGACCGCACCGACCGTTATCAGGAGGCGCTTGGCTATATCGAGAAAGCCTACGCGCTCAAACCCGAGGAGCCGGCGATCCTCGATAGCATGGGCTGGGTCCACTATCGCCTGGGTCAATACGAGGTGGCGCTCGACTATCTGCGGCGTGCCCTCGACAGCATGGACGATGGGGAGATCGCCGCCCATCTGGGCGAGGTGCTGTGGGCGATGGGACAGCAGGCGGAGGCATGGTCGGTCTGGGAGGCGGCCCTGCGGGCGCATCCCGAACATGAATATCTTCGGCAAGTGGTCGGCCGCCATCGTGTCTCGGAGACGGGAATCGATGGCAACGCGGCCGATGCGAGGCATGACCCTCAGGATCCCGCGCAATGA
- the ispE gene encoding 4-(cytidine 5'-diphospho)-2-C-methyl-D-erythritol kinase, protein MTPPIATPITAADRDAGAAWLAPAKLNLMLRVVGRREDGYHELQTVFQFIDRCDRLWFDLREDGRIRRLNDVAGVAEHDDLTVRAALALQRATGCTLGADIRCEKNLPMGGGLGGGSSDAATTLVALNRLWNTGLDEDALSEIALPLGADVPVFVRGRAAWAEGVGERLVPVELPQTWFLVLAPACFVSTRSVFSHPQLTRNSDPIKLADFLSGNIVNDCLPVVRREYPPVAAALEWLSAWGDSRLTGTGGCVFASFDDRERAVAACRQSPAGMSGFVAQGLNRSPLFVRADRESG, encoded by the coding sequence ATGACACCCCCAATCGCGACACCGATCACCGCGGCGGACCGGGACGCTGGAGCTGCCTGGCTGGCTCCCGCCAAGCTGAACCTGATGCTGCGCGTCGTCGGTCGGCGCGAGGACGGTTACCATGAATTGCAAACGGTTTTTCAGTTCATCGACCGCTGCGACCGTCTCTGGTTCGATCTCCGCGAGGATGGCCGGATCAGACGGCTGAATGACGTCGCGGGAGTCGCGGAACACGACGATCTGACCGTCCGCGCGGCGCTTGCTCTTCAGCGGGCGACCGGCTGCACGCTCGGCGCCGACATTCGCTGCGAAAAAAACCTGCCGATGGGAGGCGGGCTTGGCGGCGGCAGTTCCGATGCCGCGACCACGCTGGTGGCGCTGAATCGACTTTGGAACACCGGGCTTGACGAGGATGCGCTGTCCGAGATCGCATTGCCGCTCGGTGCCGATGTCCCGGTGTTCGTGCGCGGACGGGCAGCCTGGGCCGAGGGCGTGGGCGAGCGTCTGGTGCCGGTCGAGTTGCCGCAAACATGGTTTCTGGTTCTGGCGCCCGCGTGCTTCGTCTCGACCCGGTCGGTTTTTTCGCATCCGCAATTGACACGGAATTCCGATCCAATCAAACTAGCCGACTTCCTAAGCGGGAATATCGTCAACGATTGCCTGCCGGTCGTGCGTCGCGAATACCCGCCCGTTGCCGCCGCGCTCGAATGGCTGTCGGCTTGGGGCGATAGTCGTTTGACAGGCACTGGGGGTTGCGTCTTTGCCTCGTTTGACGATCGGGAACGCGCAGTCGCTGCCTGCCGGCAATCCCCCGCCGGGATGAGTGGATTCGTGGCTCAAGGGCTGAATCGCTCGCCATTGTTCGTTCGGGCGGATCGAGAATCAGGTTAA
- a CDS encoding ribose-phosphate diphosphokinase → MPASQLMVFSGNANPELSVEIAGHLSLPLGKAVVGQFSDGEVMAELQENVRGRDVFVVQPTCAPTNDNLMELLVMIDALRWASAKRITAVIPYFGYARQDRRPRSARVPITARLVAKMIGQSGADRVLTVDLHADQIQGFFDIPVDNVYASPILLGDAWRQKYDDLMVVSPDVGGVVRARALAKRLDDADLAIIDKRRPRANEAKVMNIIGDVRGRSCVLIDDLVDTAGTLCRAAEALKDSGARMVTAYCTHPVLSGPAIENIAASQLDELVVTNTIPLRPEAKACGKIRQLSIGELLAETMRRVSNEESVSSLFID, encoded by the coding sequence GTGCCTGCCAGCCAATTGATGGTCTTCTCCGGAAACGCCAACCCAGAACTGTCGGTCGAGATCGCCGGCCATTTGAGTCTGCCGCTCGGCAAGGCCGTGGTCGGCCAGTTCAGCGACGGCGAGGTCATGGCGGAACTCCAGGAAAATGTGCGTGGCCGCGATGTTTTCGTGGTCCAGCCGACCTGCGCCCCGACCAACGACAATCTGATGGAACTCCTGGTGATGATCGATGCCCTGCGCTGGGCCTCGGCGAAGCGCATCACCGCGGTGATTCCCTATTTCGGCTATGCCCGGCAGGATCGGCGTCCGCGCTCCGCGCGCGTCCCCATCACCGCCCGGCTGGTCGCGAAGATGATCGGTCAATCCGGCGCCGATCGGGTGTTGACCGTCGATCTGCACGCCGATCAAATCCAGGGGTTTTTCGATATCCCGGTCGACAACGTTTACGCCTCGCCGATCCTGCTGGGGGATGCCTGGCGTCAGAAATACGACGATCTGATGGTGGTCTCGCCCGACGTGGGCGGCGTGGTGCGTGCCCGTGCACTCGCCAAGCGGCTCGACGACGCGGATCTGGCCATCATCGACAAGCGTCGTCCGCGCGCCAACGAGGCCAAGGTGATGAATATCATCGGCGACGTGCGCGGGCGTTCCTGCGTCCTGATCGATGACCTAGTCGACACCGCCGGCACGCTGTGCCGGGCCGCCGAGGCGCTCAAGGACAGCGGCGCGCGCATGGTCACGGCTTATTGCACCCATCCGGTACTGTCAGGTCCCGCCATTGAAAATATCGCGGCCTCGCAACTCGACGAGTTGGTGGTGACCAACACGATTCCGCTGCGCCCGGAGGCGAAGGCCTGCGGCAAGATCCGTCAGCTGAGTATCGGCGAACTGCTGGCCGAAACGATGCGGCGGGTCTCGAACGAAGAATCGGTCAGTTCGCTGTTCATCGATTAA
- a CDS encoding 50S ribosomal protein L25/general stress protein Ctc: MSVNFDVIAQPRALSGKGASRRLRRTGLVPAIVYGAHLEPEMISVSHNELLKHLEHEAFYSHVLDLKIGDVASKVVLKDMQRHPAKPFILHVDFMRVSQDEKLRMMVPIHFLNEEKSKGVKIGGQASHKITEVEVICLPKDLPEFIAIDLLEMEIGDIVHLSELQMPSGVVLAHQPDPDEPVVVIHGARGGGDEAEGEDATA, from the coding sequence ATGAGCGTGAATTTTGACGTCATCGCGCAACCTCGCGCACTGTCAGGAAAGGGTGCGAGCCGCCGCCTGCGTCGCACGGGGCTGGTGCCCGCCATCGTCTATGGCGCCCATCTGGAGCCGGAAATGATTTCGGTCTCGCACAACGAACTGCTCAAGCATCTGGAGCACGAGGCATTTTATTCGCATGTGCTCGATCTCAAGATCGGGGATGTGGCCTCGAAGGTCGTCCTGAAGGACATGCAACGCCATCCCGCGAAGCCCTTTATTCTGCACGTTGATTTCATGCGCGTCTCCCAGGACGAGAAGCTGCGGATGATGGTGCCGATCCATTTCCTCAACGAGGAAAAGAGCAAGGGCGTCAAGATCGGCGGTCAGGCGTCCCACAAGATCACCGAGGTGGAGGTGATCTGTCTGCCAAAGGATCTGCCTGAATTTATCGCCATCGATCTGCTGGAGATGGAAATCGGCGACATCGTCCACCTGTCCGAGCTTCAGATGCCAAGCGGCGTTGTGCTGGCCCATCAGCCTGATCCGGACGAGCCCGTGGTGGTCATCCATGGCGCCCGTGGCGGCGGCGACGAGGCCGAAGGCGAGGATGCGACGGCTTAA
- the pth gene encoding aminoacyl-tRNA hydrolase, whose product MSDAGIRLIVGLGNPGAQYEATRHNVGFWFVDAIANASRESFRVEPKFFGELCRISLGGRDLRLLKPATYMNRSGQSIAAVARYFDLSPEQILVAHDELDLPVGAVRLKQGGGHAGHNGLRDTIAVLGTRDFWRLRIGIAHPGDRTLVTGYVLGRPSQDDRERILAALGEVDQVLDDLIQARFQRAMSRLHTSG is encoded by the coding sequence ATGAGCGATGCGGGTATCCGTCTGATCGTCGGTTTGGGAAACCCCGGGGCGCAATACGAGGCGACGCGCCACAACGTCGGGTTCTGGTTCGTCGATGCCATCGCCAATGCCAGTCGCGAATCCTTTCGTGTCGAGCCAAAATTTTTCGGCGAGCTTTGCCGCATCTCTCTCGGTGGGCGCGACCTGCGCCTGCTCAAGCCCGCGACCTATATGAATCGTAGCGGCCAGTCGATCGCCGCGGTGGCGCGCTATTTCGATCTTTCCCCCGAACAGATTCTCGTGGCGCACGATGAACTCGATCTGCCGGTTGGCGCAGTGCGTCTGAAGCAGGGCGGCGGGCATGCCGGCCATAATGGCCTGCGCGACACCATTGCCGTGCTGGGGACGCGCGATTTCTGGCGCCTGCGGATTGGCATCGCGCATCCGGGCGACCGCACGCTCGTCACGGGTTATGTGTTGGGTCGACCCTCGCAGGATGATCGCGAGCGCATCCTGGCGGCGCTGGGCGAGGTCGATCAGGTGTTGGATGATTTGATCCAGGCCAGATTTCAGCGAGCGATGAGCCGTCTGCATACGTCTGGTTAG
- a CDS encoding OmpP1/FadL family transporter translates to MRCNKSAISLGVIFALALSPTAQATNGYMSHGYGTKSKGMAGAGSALPQDAMISTSNVAGMVWLEQRMDLGAALFAPSREYTQKETSNLMNSGPAMPFGSRSDFTGTVESENDLFLIPHFGYNHPLDDVSAVGVALYGNGGMNTSYNRRDTAFDMGTYAAGTTGVDLSQLALNLNYSRKLNSNFSVGAGLILAYQMFEAEGLSSFGMLAADGNPDNLSNRGSDGVFGWGLQLGALWRINDQLSLGAAYQSQVDFDRFDRYSDLFAEGGDLDAPAFANIGLAFKATPTLTFAADVQHIWYGDVDALSNNMTNSLQLCMQGQTDYCLGGRKGVGFGWRDMTVYKFGAQWDMQPDLTLRAGYSYGKQPIPTEGVLFNVIAPALIEHHFTLGLTKALNQRSEISVAAMYAPQKDLDCGCSLPFSGGPESINIAMDQWELEVSFGLKF, encoded by the coding sequence ATGCGTTGCAACAAATCCGCGATTTCCCTTGGCGTCATCTTCGCTTTAGCCCTGTCGCCGACCGCACAAGCGACCAACGGCTACATGTCGCATGGTTACGGCACCAAAAGCAAAGGTATGGCTGGAGCCGGCTCTGCCCTGCCACAGGATGCCATGATTTCCACCTCGAATGTCGCAGGCATGGTCTGGCTCGAACAACGCATGGATCTTGGTGCCGCGCTCTTTGCGCCCAGCCGCGAATACACGCAAAAAGAAACGAGCAATCTCATGAACTCCGGTCCAGCGATGCCGTTCGGCAGCCGATCGGACTTCACCGGGACCGTCGAGAGCGAGAACGATCTCTTTCTCATCCCGCATTTTGGTTACAACCACCCGCTCGACGACGTTAGCGCGGTCGGCGTCGCCCTCTATGGCAACGGTGGCATGAACACTAGCTACAATCGTCGCGATACCGCCTTCGACATGGGCACCTACGCCGCCGGCACCACGGGCGTGGATCTGTCGCAACTGGCCCTGAACCTCAATTATTCGCGCAAGCTCAACAGCAATTTTTCGGTGGGCGCCGGCCTGATCCTGGCTTATCAGATGTTCGAGGCCGAAGGACTGTCGTCGTTCGGCATGCTGGCGGCCGATGGCAACCCGGACAATCTCTCCAATCGGGGCAGCGATGGCGTGTTCGGATGGGGTCTCCAACTCGGCGCGCTCTGGCGGATCAACGACCAACTTTCGCTGGGCGCCGCGTATCAGAGTCAGGTGGATTTCGATCGGTTTGACCGTTACTCCGACCTCTTCGCCGAGGGCGGCGATCTTGACGCGCCCGCGTTCGCCAACATTGGCCTAGCTTTCAAAGCCACACCCACGCTCACCTTCGCGGCCGATGTACAGCACATCTGGTATGGCGATGTCGACGCGCTCAGCAACAACATGACCAACAGTCTTCAGTTGTGCATGCAAGGCCAAACCGACTACTGCCTGGGCGGTCGCAAAGGCGTCGGCTTCGGCTGGCGCGACATGACCGTCTACAAATTCGGTGCGCAATGGGACATGCAACCGGATTTGACCCTTCGCGCCGGCTACAGCTATGGCAAGCAGCCGATCCCCACGGAAGGCGTCCTCTTCAACGTGATCGCACCCGCCCTGATCGAGCATCATTTCACGCTGGGACTCACCAAGGCGCTGAATCAGCGCAGCGAGATCAGCGTCGCGGCCATGTATGCACCGCAGAAGGATCTCGATTGCGGTTGCTCGCTACCCTTCTCCGGCGGCCCGGAGTCCATCAATATCGCGATGGATCAATGGGAGCTTGAGGTCAGCTTCGGTCTGAAATTCTAA
- a CDS encoding UDP-glucose dehydrogenase family protein, with protein sequence MDVTIFGSGYVGLVTGACLAEVGNNVLCIDIDPKKIDLLNSGGVPIHEPGLEELIKNNRDAGRMHFSTDAEAGVKHGLFQFIAVGTPPDEDGSADLQYVLSVARAIGQHMGTYRILVDKSTVPVGTADKVAAAVREVQAARGVSVEFDVVSNPEFLKEGAAIEDFMRPDRIIVGTDNPRTAELLRALYAPFNRNHDRLMTMDIRSAEFTKYAANAMLATKISFMNELSNIAEAVGADIEKVRTGIGSDPRIGYQFIYPGCGYGGSCFPKDVRALEQTARGLGYDPQLLHAVEAVNFRQKELLFKKISDYFGGDLKGRSIALWGLAFKPNTDDMREASSRVLMESLWAAGGRAQAFDPVAMEETRRLYGERADLLLAPDAVSALDGADALAIVTEWSQFRSPDFALIKDRLKSPAIFDGRNILDGRLATAAGLTYVSIGRTPLVPD encoded by the coding sequence ATGGACGTCACGATTTTTGGCAGCGGCTATGTCGGCCTCGTTACCGGGGCTTGTCTCGCCGAGGTCGGCAACAACGTTTTGTGCATCGATATCGACCCTAAAAAAATCGATCTGCTCAATAGCGGGGGCGTCCCGATCCACGAGCCTGGCCTTGAGGAGTTAATCAAAAACAATCGCGACGCCGGACGGATGCACTTTTCCACCGACGCCGAGGCTGGCGTGAAACATGGCCTGTTTCAGTTTATCGCCGTCGGCACACCACCCGACGAAGACGGATCCGCCGATCTTCAGTATGTCCTCTCCGTCGCTCGCGCGATCGGTCAGCACATGGGTACGTATCGCATCCTGGTCGACAAATCGACGGTGCCGGTCGGGACCGCCGACAAAGTCGCGGCGGCCGTCCGGGAGGTTCAGGCAGCCCGCGGAGTCTCCGTCGAATTCGATGTCGTCTCCAACCCGGAGTTTCTGAAGGAAGGCGCGGCCATCGAGGATTTCATGCGCCCGGACCGCATTATCGTCGGCACCGACAACCCCCGCACCGCGGAGTTGTTGCGGGCGCTCTACGCGCCCTTCAATCGCAACCATGATCGCCTGATGACCATGGATATCCGCTCGGCGGAATTCACCAAATATGCCGCGAACGCCATGCTAGCGACCAAGATCAGCTTCATGAACGAGTTATCCAACATCGCCGAGGCCGTCGGCGCGGATATCGAAAAAGTCCGCACCGGCATTGGTTCCGACCCGCGGATCGGCTATCAGTTTATCTATCCTGGATGCGGCTATGGCGGATCCTGTTTTCCGAAGGATGTGCGCGCCCTGGAACAAACCGCGCGCGGCCTGGGCTACGACCCCCAACTGCTGCATGCGGTCGAGGCGGTGAATTTTCGCCAGAAGGAACTGCTGTTCAAAAAAATCAGCGACTATTTCGGCGGCGACCTGAAAGGCCGCTCGATCGCGCTCTGGGGGCTTGCCTTCAAACCCAATACGGACGATATGCGGGAGGCATCCAGCCGGGTACTGATGGAGTCGCTCTGGGCTGCGGGGGGCAGGGCCCAGGCATTCGACCCGGTCGCCATGGAAGAGACCCGGCGTCTCTATGGCGAGCGCGCCGATCTCCTGCTCGCCCCGGACGCGGTGTCCGCACTGGATGGCGCCGATGCGCTCGCCATCGTGACCGAATGGTCGCAATTTCGCAGCCCCGATTTCGCCCTTATCAAGGACCGCCTGAAATCGCCAGCCATATTCGATGGGCGCAACATCCTCGATGGCCGACTCGCGACCGCCGCGGGTCTGACCTATGTTTCGATCGGACGCACGCCGCTGGTGCCTGACTAA